In Pseudomonas sp. MM213, a genomic segment contains:
- a CDS encoding aminotransferase class V-fold PLP-dependent enzyme yields MNLGEVERLRAATPGCASVIHFNHAGASLPSQATLDAIIEQLRLEALCGPMEAADQSVQARARRAAALLLNANTENIAFASSGSAAWGMAFNALGPWQDGERILVGRHEWGGNLACIARAVSAGARLEVIPCDETGAVSVSALQQMIDPKVKLIALTWLPANGGLINPAEAIGAVARQHGIPYFIDAGQALGQLPCDVQALNCDVLKGAGRKFLRGPRGTALMYIKPGFLERLVPGHLDVLSAPWDGEGFSVRDDARRFETSEVSVALLAGLANALEEFNHLSATRIRQRIESLSGQLRERLESVSGLTLHNLGPANQQSGLVAFTLKGWDSVELKQRLAQRGINIGANGVAYTPLDMQARGLDSIARIAVSYLNTEEEMDVLLNALNELSLIKD; encoded by the coding sequence ATGAACCTCGGCGAAGTGGAGCGTTTGCGAGCGGCGACGCCGGGGTGCGCCAGCGTGATTCACTTCAACCACGCCGGCGCCTCGTTGCCGAGCCAGGCCACCCTCGACGCAATTATCGAGCAACTGCGACTCGAAGCCCTCTGCGGCCCCATGGAAGCCGCCGACCAGAGCGTGCAGGCCCGCGCTCGCCGTGCGGCGGCCCTGCTGCTCAATGCAAACACTGAAAACATCGCGTTCGCCAGCAGCGGTTCGGCTGCCTGGGGCATGGCATTCAATGCATTGGGGCCCTGGCAGGACGGCGAGCGGATTCTGGTCGGGCGCCATGAATGGGGCGGCAATCTGGCCTGCATCGCACGGGCCGTCAGCGCCGGGGCGCGGCTGGAGGTGATTCCCTGCGATGAGACGGGCGCCGTGTCCGTGTCCGCCCTCCAGCAGATGATCGACCCGAAGGTGAAGCTGATCGCACTGACCTGGCTTCCGGCCAACGGCGGCCTGATCAACCCGGCCGAGGCCATTGGTGCCGTGGCGCGCCAGCACGGCATTCCCTACTTCATCGACGCCGGCCAGGCGCTGGGGCAATTGCCCTGCGATGTGCAGGCGTTGAACTGCGATGTGCTCAAGGGCGCCGGGCGCAAATTCCTCCGTGGCCCACGAGGAACGGCGTTGATGTACATCAAACCGGGGTTTCTCGAACGGCTCGTGCCCGGCCATCTGGACGTGCTTTCCGCACCGTGGGACGGCGAAGGTTTCTCGGTGCGTGACGATGCGCGGCGGTTTGAAACCAGTGAAGTGTCGGTGGCTTTGCTGGCCGGGCTGGCCAATGCGCTGGAGGAGTTCAACCACTTGAGTGCAACCCGGATTCGTCAGCGGATCGAAAGCTTGAGCGGGCAACTGCGCGAACGCCTTGAGTCGGTCAGCGGGCTGACGCTACACAACCTGGGGCCGGCGAATCAGCAATCAGGCTTGGTCGCCTTCACGCTCAAGGGTTGGGACAGCGTTGAATTGAAGCAGCGGCTGGCGCAACGAGGGATCAACATCGGCGCCAATGGCGTGGCCTATACGCCGCTGGATATGCAGGCCCGAGGGCTGGACAGCATCGCGCGGATTGCCGTCAGTTACCTCAATACCGAAGAAGAAATGGATGTACTGCTCAACGCCCTCAACGAACTTTCCCTCATCAAGGACTAA
- the ccoM gene encoding cytochrome c oxidase subunit CcoM: MFFDNVVIAGVLTVGLMVLFFAGFGFFIWKDSHKRKKP, translated from the coding sequence ATGTTTTTCGACAACGTGGTGATCGCCGGAGTGCTGACAGTCGGCCTCATGGTTCTGTTTTTCGCAGGGTTTGGATTTTTTATCTGGAAAGATTCGCACAAACGGAAAAAACCGTAG
- a CDS encoding YkgJ family cysteine cluster protein, which translates to MSEASPCLNCGACCSHFRVSFFWGECTSAGGVVPDELVAPISPSRVAMLGTDCKPTRCVGLVGEVGTAVQCSIYDQRSSTCREFDASWANGEANVDCDAARAAFGLPALQPDLPYEQIA; encoded by the coding sequence ATGTCCGAAGCCAGTCCGTGTCTGAATTGCGGTGCCTGCTGTTCTCACTTTCGCGTGTCTTTTTTCTGGGGTGAATGCACCTCGGCCGGAGGTGTAGTGCCCGATGAACTGGTGGCGCCGATCAGCCCCAGCCGGGTGGCCATGCTCGGCACCGACTGCAAACCGACTCGTTGTGTCGGATTGGTCGGTGAAGTCGGCACCGCGGTGCAATGCTCGATTTACGACCAACGCTCCAGCACTTGCCGCGAGTTCGATGCCTCTTGGGCCAACGGCGAGGCGAATGTGGATTGCGATGCGGCACGAGCCGCCTTCGGGTTACCAGCGCTGCAACCCGATTTACCTTATGAGCAGATCGCCTGA
- the pcaR gene encoding pca regulon transcriptional regulator PcaR — protein sequence MNEQMRNSFASVAPPIVASPAKRIQALTGDPDFMTSLARGLAVVQAFQERKRHLTIAQISHRTEIPRAAVRRCLHTLIKLGYATTDGRTYSLLPKVLTLGHAYLSSTPLAVSAQPYLDRMSEQLHEACNMATLEGDDILYIARSATTQRLISVDLSVGGRLPAYCTSMGRILLAALDDTSLREYLDHADLQAKTSRTLHTPEALLECLQEVRQQGWCIVDQELEQGLRSIAVPVYDASGQVVAALNVSTHAGRVSRNELEQRFLPGLLAASRNLSAQLFA from the coding sequence ATGAACGAGCAAATGCGCAATTCCTTCGCTTCAGTAGCGCCGCCGATAGTCGCGTCGCCCGCCAAGCGGATCCAGGCCCTGACCGGCGACCCGGATTTCATGACGTCCCTGGCCCGTGGCCTGGCCGTGGTGCAAGCGTTTCAGGAGCGCAAACGGCATTTGACCATCGCCCAGATCAGTCACCGCACGGAAATTCCCCGCGCCGCTGTGCGACGTTGCCTGCACACCCTGATCAAACTCGGCTACGCCACCACCGACGGTCGCACCTATTCGCTGCTGCCCAAAGTGCTGACCCTCGGCCATGCCTATCTGTCCTCGACCCCGCTGGCGGTGTCGGCCCAGCCTTACCTCGACCGTATGAGCGAGCAACTTCATGAGGCCTGCAACATGGCCACGCTGGAAGGCGACGACATTTTGTACATCGCCCGCTCGGCGACCACTCAGCGTCTGATCTCGGTGGACCTGTCGGTGGGCGGACGCTTGCCCGCCTATTGCACCTCCATGGGCAGGATTCTTCTCGCGGCACTGGACGACACGTCGCTGCGCGAATACCTCGACCATGCCGACCTGCAAGCCAAGACCAGTCGCACTCTGCATACCCCCGAAGCGTTGCTCGAGTGCCTGCAGGAAGTACGGCAACAAGGCTGGTGCATCGTCGATCAGGAACTGGAACAAGGCCTGCGCTCGATTGCCGTTCCGGTGTACGACGCTTCCGGGCAAGTGGTGGCGGCGCTCAACGTCAGCACGCACGCCGGCCGGGTCAGCCGCAACGAGCTGGAGCAACGGTTCCTGCCGGGTCTGCTGGCGGCCAGCCGCAACCTCAGCGCCCAGCTGTTTGCCTAA
- the rapA gene encoding RNA polymerase-associated protein RapA, with the protein MAQQYQPGQRWISDSEAELGLGTVLAQDGRLLTVLYPATGETRQYALRNAPLTRVRFSPGDSIIHFEGWKLTVQEVDDIDGLLIYHGLNAQNEVVTLPETQLSNFIQFRLASDRLFAGQIDPLAWFSLRYNTLEHTSRQLQSSLWGLGGVRAQPIAHQLHIAREVADRIAPRVLLADEVGLGKTIEAGLVIHRQLLSGRANRVLILMPENLQHQWLVEMRRRFNLQVALFDEERFIESDAANPFEDTQLALVALEWLVEDEKAQDALFAAGWDLMVVDEAHHLVWHEDKASPEYSLVEQLAEVIPGVLLLTATPEQLGQDSHFARLRLLDPNRFHDLHAFRAESENYRPVAEAVQELLDKGRLSPEAHKTIHGFLGNEGEALLSAVNDGDTEASARLVRELLDRHGTGRVLFRNTRAAVQGFPERKLHPYPLPCPDEYLELPLGDHAELYPEVSFQAQPDANEEERWWKFDPRVEWLIDQLKMLKRTKVLVICAHAETAMDLEDALRVRSGIPATVFHEGMNILERDRAAAYFADEEFGAQVLICSEIGSEGRNFQFSHHLVLFDLPSHPDLLEQRIGRLDRIGQKHIIELHVPYLETSPQERLFQWYHEALNAFLNTCPTGNALQHQFGPRLLPLLENADDGEWQALIDEARTERERLEAELHTGRDRLLELNSGGAGEGDALVEDILEQDDQFTLPIYMETLFDAFGIDSEDHSENALILKPSEKMLDASFPLGDDEGVTITYDRNQALSREDMQFITWEHPMVQGGMDLVLSGSMGNTAVALIKNKALKPGTVLLELLYVSEVVAPRSLQLGRYLPPAALRCLLDANGNDLSARVSFETLNDQLESVPRASANKFIQAQRDQLTPRINAGEEKIFPRHAERVAEAQRRLAADTDEELARLTALQAVNPTVRDSELVALRKQREQGLAMLDKAALRLEAIRVLVAG; encoded by the coding sequence ATGGCGCAGCAGTATCAACCGGGGCAACGCTGGATCAGTGACAGCGAAGCCGAGCTGGGTTTAGGCACCGTTCTGGCACAGGACGGCCGCTTGTTGACCGTGCTCTATCCGGCCACTGGCGAGACTCGCCAGTACGCGCTACGGAATGCGCCCCTCACCCGCGTGCGTTTTTCGCCGGGCGATTCGATCATTCACTTCGAAGGCTGGAAACTGACCGTACAGGAAGTCGACGACATCGACGGCCTGCTGATCTACCACGGCCTCAACGCGCAGAACGAAGTGGTCACCCTGCCGGAAACCCAGCTGTCGAACTTCATTCAGTTCCGACTGGCCAGCGACCGTTTGTTCGCCGGGCAGATCGACCCGCTGGCCTGGTTCTCCCTGCGCTACAACACCCTGGAACACACCAGCCGCCAGTTGCAATCCTCGCTCTGGGGCCTGGGCGGCGTGCGTGCGCAACCCATCGCGCACCAGTTGCACATCGCCCGTGAAGTCGCCGACCGCATTGCGCCGCGGGTATTGCTGGCAGACGAAGTGGGCCTGGGCAAAACCATCGAAGCCGGTCTGGTGATCCATCGCCAACTGCTCTCGGGCCGCGCCAACCGCGTGCTGATCCTGATGCCGGAAAACCTGCAGCACCAGTGGCTGGTGGAAATGCGCCGCCGCTTCAACCTGCAAGTCGCGCTGTTCGACGAAGAACGCTTCATCGAAAGCGATGCCGCCAACCCGTTCGAAGACACCCAGCTCGCGCTGGTCGCCCTGGAATGGCTGGTGGAAGACGAAAAGGCCCAGGACGCGCTGTTCGCTGCCGGTTGGGACTTGATGGTCGTCGACGAAGCCCACCACCTGGTGTGGCACGAAGACAAGGCCAGCCCTGAGTACTCGCTGGTTGAACAGTTGGCCGAAGTCATTCCCGGCGTCTTGCTGCTGACCGCCACCCCGGAACAACTGGGTCAGGACAGCCACTTCGCGCGTCTGCGCCTGCTCGACCCGAACCGTTTCCATGACCTGCACGCCTTCCGCGCCGAGAGCGAGAACTATCGCCCGGTGGCCGAAGCCGTTCAGGAGCTGCTGGACAAGGGGCGCCTGTCGCCTGAAGCGCACAAGACCATTCACGGTTTCCTCGGCAACGAAGGCGAAGCGCTGCTGAGCGCCGTCAATGATGGCGACACCGAAGCCAGTGCCCGCCTGGTCCGTGAACTGCTCGACCGCCACGGCACTGGCCGCGTGCTGTTCCGCAACACCCGCGCCGCTGTGCAGGGTTTCCCGGAACGCAAACTGCACCCGTACCCGCTGCCGTGCCCGGACGAATACCTCGAACTGCCGTTGGGCGATCACGCCGAGCTGTACCCGGAAGTCAGCTTCCAGGCCCAGCCGGACGCCAACGAAGAAGAACGCTGGTGGAAATTCGACCCGCGCGTCGAGTGGCTGATCGACCAGCTGAAAATGCTCAAGCGCACCAAAGTGCTGGTGATCTGCGCCCACGCCGAAACCGCCATGGACCTGGAAGACGCCCTGCGCGTGCGTTCCGGTATTCCTGCGACGGTGTTCCACGAAGGCATGAACATCCTTGAGCGTGACCGCGCCGCCGCTTACTTCGCCGATGAAGAATTTGGCGCGCAAGTGCTGATCTGCTCGGAAATCGGCAGTGAAGGTCGCAACTTCCAGTTCTCGCACCACCTGGTGCTGTTCGATCTGCCGTCGCACCCGGACCTGCTGGAGCAGCGGATCGGTCGTCTCGACCGGATCGGCCAGAAGCACATCATCGAACTGCACGTGCCGTACCTCGAAACCAGCCCGCAAGAGCGCTTGTTCCAGTGGTACCACGAAGCGTTGAACGCTTTCCTCAACACCTGCCCGACCGGCAACGCCTTGCAGCATCAGTTCGGCCCGCGCCTGCTGCCGCTGCTGGAAAATGCCGACGACGGCGAGTGGCAAGCGCTGATCGACGAGGCTCGCACCGAGCGTGAGCGCCTGGAAGCCGAGCTGCACACTGGCCGTGACCGTTTGCTGGAACTCAATTCCGGCGGCGCTGGCGAAGGTGATGCGCTGGTCGAGGACATCCTCGAGCAAGACGATCAGTTCACGCTGCCGATCTATATGGAAACCCTGTTCGACGCCTTTGGCATCGACAGCGAAGACCACTCGGAAAACGCCCTGATCCTCAAGCCGAGCGAAAAAATGCTCGACGCCAGCTTCCCGCTGGGCGACGACGAAGGCGTGACCATCACTTACGACCGCAACCAGGCGCTGTCTCGCGAAGACATGCAGTTCATCACCTGGGAACACCCGATGGTGCAAGGCGGCATGGACCTGGTGCTGTCCGGTTCGATGGGCAACACCGCCGTGGCGCTGATCAAGAACAAGGCGCTGAAACCGGGCACCGTGTTGCTGGAACTGCTCTACGTCAGCGAAGTGGTTGCACCGCGCTCGCTGCAACTGGGCCGTTACCTGCCGCCGGCCGCGCTGCGCTGCCTGCTCGATGCCAATGGCAACGACCTGTCGGCCCGGGTGTCGTTCGAGACCCTGAACGATCAACTGGAAAGCGTACCGCGTGCCAGCGCCAACAAATTCATCCAGGCCCAGCGCGATCAGCTGACGCCACGGATCAACGCCGGCGAAGAGAAAATCTTCCCGCGTCATGCCGAGCGCGTGGCTGAGGCGCAACGTCGTCTCGCGGCTGATACCGATGAAGAACTGGCGCGCCTGACCGCGTTGCAAGCGGTCAACCCGACCGTACGCGACAGCGAACTGGTTGCCCTGCGTAAACAGCGTGAACAAGGTCTGGCGATGCTCGACAAGGCAGCGCTGCGACTGGAAGCGATTCGGGTGTTGGTGGCGGGTTAA
- a CDS encoding NAD(P)-dependent oxidoreductase yields the protein MMSTLPSLGFAGIGLMGLPMCRRLLAAGFSLTVWNRNPAKCAPLVEAGARQVATPAELCRHADVLMLCLADTAVVREVVFGPGGVAEGGKSGQLLVDFSSLEPTATREMSAQLASQTGMRWLDAPVSGGVVGAEAGSLAIMVGGEAADLERVRPVLLSLGQRVTHMGAVGAGQVTKACNQMIVACNALVIAEVVALAERSGVQASLIAEALAGGFADSKPLQILAPQMAESRFEPVKWHVRTLLKDLDTAVKFSREQGSATPISGLAAQLMRLHGSQGFLEKDPSTLVQLYREPDSAG from the coding sequence ATGATGTCAACCCTACCTTCGTTGGGTTTTGCCGGTATCGGCCTTATGGGCCTGCCGATGTGCCGGCGCCTGCTGGCTGCGGGGTTTTCGCTGACTGTATGGAACCGTAATCCTGCCAAATGTGCGCCGCTGGTCGAGGCGGGTGCGCGACAAGTTGCCACGCCTGCCGAGCTGTGTCGGCACGCCGATGTGCTGATGTTGTGCCTGGCCGACACGGCCGTGGTGCGCGAGGTGGTGTTTGGTCCGGGCGGAGTGGCCGAAGGTGGGAAAAGCGGCCAGTTGCTGGTGGATTTTTCCAGCCTGGAGCCCACCGCGACGCGGGAAATGTCGGCGCAGTTGGCCAGCCAGACCGGCATGCGCTGGCTGGACGCTCCGGTGTCCGGGGGCGTTGTCGGCGCCGAGGCCGGGAGCCTGGCGATCATGGTGGGCGGCGAAGCGGCGGACCTTGAGCGTGTCAGGCCTGTTCTGCTCAGCCTCGGCCAGCGTGTCACTCATATGGGCGCGGTCGGGGCGGGGCAGGTGACCAAGGCCTGCAATCAGATGATCGTTGCCTGTAACGCGCTGGTCATCGCCGAAGTCGTGGCGCTGGCCGAACGTTCCGGTGTGCAGGCCAGCCTGATTGCCGAAGCGCTGGCCGGCGGGTTTGCCGATTCAAAACCGTTGCAGATCCTCGCCCCGCAAATGGCCGAAAGCCGTTTTGAACCGGTGAAATGGCACGTGCGCACGCTGCTCAAGGACCTCGATACCGCGGTGAAATTTTCCCGTGAGCAAGGTTCGGCCACGCCCATCAGCGGATTGGCCGCACAATTGATGCGGTTGCATGGTAGCCAGGGATTCCTGGAAAAAGATCCGTCGACCCTGGTGCAGCTGTACCGCGAACCGGACTCAGCGGGCTGA
- a CDS encoding RidA family protein, producing the protein MTDSLAHRVQQLGLSLPTPSQPIANYVNHVVSQNQLFISGQIPLLDGKPAFIGRLGESISDEEGANAAELAALGLLAQLSDALGDDLSKLVRIIRLGVFIASAADFARQGAVANGASNLLVNVLGEKGRHVRTAVGVSSLPGGVAVEIDAIFELRP; encoded by the coding sequence ATGACCGATTCACTCGCCCACCGCGTCCAGCAACTTGGCCTGAGCCTGCCGACACCGAGCCAGCCCATCGCCAATTACGTCAACCACGTGGTCAGCCAGAACCAGTTGTTCATTTCCGGTCAGATTCCGTTACTGGACGGCAAACCGGCATTCATCGGCCGATTGGGAGAGTCGATCTCCGATGAAGAAGGCGCCAACGCCGCCGAACTTGCCGCGCTGGGCCTGCTCGCACAATTGAGCGATGCACTCGGCGATGACCTGTCGAAACTGGTGCGCATCATCCGTCTTGGCGTGTTCATCGCCAGCGCCGCGGATTTTGCGCGTCAAGGTGCGGTCGCCAATGGCGCATCCAACCTGTTGGTCAATGTCCTCGGCGAAAAAGGCCGGCATGTGCGCACGGCTGTCGGCGTATCGAGCCTGCCCGGCGGCGTGGCCGTGGAAATCGACGCGATTTTCGAGCTGCGTCCATGA
- a CDS encoding spinster family MFS transporter, with translation MQNSTQAANAWRILFLLFLANLFNFFDRTIPAIIIEPIRMEWHLSDFQLGIIGTAFTIVYAIAGLPLGRMADTGSRAKLMGWGLAAWSGLTAVNGLVGSFWSFLIVRMGIGIGEASYAPAANSLIGDLFPAHRRARAMGIFMLGLPLGLLLAFFTIGWMVKAFDSWRAPFFIAAVPGLILAVFMFFIKEPKRGAAESVQVSQERVDRPIRRVLAVPTFLWLVMAGLCFNFATYACNSFLVPMLQRYFQMPLHEAAVATGVIVGVTGLFGLTLGGWVADKIHQRVANGRLLFAAFSLIVSTVCTAWALHAGRIEIGVFVAVFSLGWLFAYNFYTCVYTAIQDVVEPRLRATAMALFFAGLYLLGGGLGPVVVGGLSDHFAHTAMLAAGAEQMTEAFKAVGLHDAMYLIPVALFFTMVFLFMASRCFVRDAKRMKEGLVAVVEPQIPAVTA, from the coding sequence ATGCAGAACTCGACCCAAGCGGCGAATGCCTGGCGCATTCTGTTCCTGCTGTTCCTGGCCAATCTGTTCAATTTCTTCGATCGCACCATTCCGGCCATCATCATCGAGCCGATCCGTATGGAATGGCACCTCAGCGACTTTCAACTGGGCATCATCGGTACCGCCTTCACCATTGTCTATGCGATTGCCGGGTTGCCGCTGGGGCGGATGGCCGATACCGGTTCGCGCGCCAAGTTGATGGGTTGGGGGCTGGCGGCCTGGAGCGGGCTGACAGCGGTCAACGGGCTGGTGGGCAGTTTCTGGAGTTTCCTGATCGTGCGCATGGGCATCGGTATCGGTGAGGCCAGTTACGCACCTGCCGCCAATTCGCTGATCGGCGACCTGTTTCCGGCCCACCGCCGTGCGCGTGCGATGGGCATTTTCATGCTGGGTCTGCCGTTGGGCCTGCTGCTGGCGTTCTTCACCATCGGCTGGATGGTCAAGGCGTTCGACAGCTGGCGTGCGCCGTTCTTCATCGCGGCGGTGCCGGGGCTGATCCTGGCGGTCTTCATGTTTTTCATCAAGGAACCGAAACGCGGCGCAGCGGAAAGTGTGCAGGTCTCGCAGGAGCGTGTGGACCGGCCGATCCGCCGGGTGCTGGCGGTGCCGACTTTTCTGTGGCTGGTGATGGCGGGGCTGTGCTTCAACTTCGCGACCTATGCCTGCAACTCCTTCCTGGTGCCGATGCTGCAACGCTACTTCCAGATGCCATTGCACGAAGCGGCGGTGGCGACCGGTGTGATCGTCGGTGTGACGGGGCTGTTCGGCCTGACGTTGGGCGGCTGGGTCGCGGACAAGATTCACCAGCGGGTGGCCAATGGGCGGCTGCTGTTTGCGGCGTTCAGCCTGATCGTTTCGACGGTGTGCACCGCGTGGGCGTTGCATGCCGGGCGGATCGAGATCGGGGTGTTCGTGGCGGTGTTCAGTCTGGGCTGGTTGTTTGCCTACAACTTCTACACCTGCGTTTACACGGCCATCCAGGACGTGGTCGAACCACGCCTGCGGGCCACGGCGATGGCGCTGTTCTTTGCCGGGCTGTATTTGCTGGGTGGCGGATTGGGGCCGGTGGTGGTGGGCGGTTTGTCCGATCACTTCGCACACACGGCGATGCTGGCGGCCGGCGCCGAACAGATGACCGAAGCGTTCAAGGCTGTTGGCCTGCATGACGCGATGTACCTGATCCCGGTGGCGCTGTTCTTTACGATGGTGTTCCTGTTCATGGCGTCGCGGTGTTTTGTGCGGGATGCGAAGCGGATGAAGGAAGGCTTGGTGGCGGTGGTTGAGCCGCAGATCCCGGCGGTCACCGCTTAA
- a CDS encoding LysR substrate-binding domain-containing protein, translating to MELHQDLPPLMALRAFEAVARHLSFIKAADELSVTQSAISHQVQKLEQFLNQRLFIRRTRAIDLTPAGAAYYRQIQPALASIALATRELRGNEHQESTLRIGLLASFATLWLAPRLASFNARHPHIHVELLPSVQLADVGGGEVDLAIRYGKGGWPKVQARRFMVETLTPVCSPAFKAKGTDQGPLLMAKSHQPFEWIDWSAHNAIDLSHCPSVMLHDYNIVVEAAVAGQGIAMGRHHLIERRLKDGSLVEAFSTPPFISDIGYWLVTPERPPSHAAQCFSEWLNEMANIAHKSHGD from the coding sequence GTGGAACTGCACCAGGATCTGCCTCCCTTGATGGCCCTGCGCGCCTTCGAGGCCGTGGCGCGTCATTTGAGTTTCATCAAGGCCGCCGATGAATTGTCGGTGACCCAAAGTGCAATCAGCCATCAAGTGCAAAAACTGGAACAGTTCCTCAACCAGCGGCTGTTTATCCGTCGCACCCGGGCCATCGATCTGACACCAGCCGGGGCAGCCTACTACCGGCAGATTCAACCGGCCCTCGCCTCCATCGCCCTCGCCACCCGTGAACTGCGGGGCAATGAGCACCAGGAAAGCACGCTGCGCATTGGCCTGCTCGCCTCGTTCGCCACCCTGTGGCTGGCGCCGCGCCTGGCCAGTTTCAATGCGCGCCACCCGCACATTCATGTCGAACTCCTGCCCTCGGTGCAACTGGCCGACGTCGGCGGCGGCGAAGTCGACCTGGCCATTCGCTACGGAAAAGGTGGCTGGCCGAAAGTCCAGGCCCGGCGCTTTATGGTGGAAACACTGACCCCGGTCTGCAGCCCGGCGTTCAAGGCCAAGGGCACCGACCAAGGCCCGCTGCTCATGGCCAAGTCGCACCAGCCGTTCGAGTGGATCGACTGGAGCGCGCACAACGCCATCGACCTCAGCCATTGCCCCAGCGTCATGCTCCACGACTACAACATCGTCGTCGAAGCCGCCGTGGCCGGCCAAGGCATCGCCATGGGACGTCATCACTTGATCGAGCGCCGACTCAAGGACGGCTCGTTGGTAGAAGCCTTCTCCACCCCACCGTTCATTAGCGATATCGGCTATTGGCTGGTCACGCCCGAGCGACCGCCGAGCCACGCGGCACAATGCTTTAGTGAATGGCTGAATGAGATGGCCAACATCGCACACAAATCTCACGGCGACTAA
- a CDS encoding inorganic phosphate transporter, with the protein MIDLFSGLDAWVLVSLLLALAFVLAFEFINGFHDTANAVATVIYTKAMPPHLAVFFSGVFNFLGVLLGGVGVAYAIVHLLPVELLINVNTGHGLAMVFSLLAAAITWNLGTWYFGIPASSSHTLIGSILGVGLANALINDIPLADGVNWQKAIDIGASLVFSPMAGFLVAALILIGLKWWRPLSKMHKTPEQRRKIDDKKHPPFWNRLVLVISAMAVSFVHGSNDGQKGIGLIMLVLIGIVPAQFVLDLGSTTYQIERTRDATLHLSQFYKRNADTLGEFLALGKSVEGDLPEKFRCNPKQTEPTISALLDTLKGVADYHSLSAESRIEVRRYLLCLDDTAKKVSKLPSLAAREKADLDKLRKDLTTTTEYAPFWVILAVALALGLGTMVGWKRVVLTIGEKIGKQGMTYSQGMSAQITTASLIGMANIFSLPVSTTHVLSSGVAGTMVANKSGLQGGTVKTILLAWVLTLPATVGLSAGLFWLASKALAS; encoded by the coding sequence ATGATCGATTTATTCAGCGGACTGGATGCTTGGGTGCTTGTGAGCCTCTTGCTCGCCCTCGCCTTTGTCCTCGCCTTCGAGTTCATCAACGGCTTTCATGACACTGCAAACGCGGTGGCCACTGTTATCTACACCAAAGCCATGCCGCCTCATCTGGCCGTGTTCTTTTCCGGTGTGTTCAACTTTCTTGGCGTGCTGCTGGGCGGTGTCGGCGTGGCGTATGCCATCGTCCACCTGCTGCCGGTAGAACTGCTGATCAATGTGAACACCGGTCACGGGCTGGCCATGGTGTTCTCGTTGCTCGCCGCCGCCATCACCTGGAACCTGGGCACCTGGTACTTCGGTATCCCGGCCTCCAGCTCCCACACGCTGATCGGTTCGATCCTCGGGGTCGGCCTGGCCAACGCCCTGATCAACGACATTCCGTTGGCCGATGGTGTGAACTGGCAGAAGGCGATCGATATCGGTGCCTCCCTGGTGTTCTCGCCAATGGCCGGCTTCCTGGTCGCCGCGCTGATTCTGATCGGCCTTAAATGGTGGCGTCCGCTGTCGAAGATGCACAAGACGCCGGAACAGCGCCGCAAGATCGACGACAAGAAGCATCCACCTTTCTGGAACCGCCTGGTGCTGGTGATCTCGGCCATGGCCGTGAGCTTCGTGCACGGTTCCAACGATGGTCAGAAAGGTATCGGCCTGATCATGCTGGTGCTGATCGGTATCGTGCCGGCGCAGTTCGTGCTCGACCTGGGCAGCACCACGTACCAGATCGAACGGACTCGCGATGCGACCCTGCACCTGAGCCAGTTCTACAAACGCAATGCCGATACGCTGGGCGAGTTCCTGGCACTGGGCAAAAGCGTGGAAGGCGATCTGCCGGAGAAATTCCGTTGCAACCCGAAACAGACCGAACCGACTATTTCCGCCCTGCTCGACACCCTTAAAGGTGTGGCCGATTACCACTCGTTGTCGGCGGAAAGCCGCATCGAAGTGCGTCGCTACCTGCTCTGCCTGGACGACACGGCCAAGAAAGTCAGCAAACTGCCAAGCCTCGCGGCCCGTGAAAAGGCTGACCTGGACAAACTGCGCAAAGACCTGACCACCACCACCGAATACGCTCCGTTCTGGGTAATCCTGGCGGTCGCACTGGCCCTGGGCCTCGGTACCATGGTCGGCTGGAAACGCGTGGTACTGACCATCGGCGAGAAGATCGGCAAGCAAGGCATGACTTACTCCCAGGGCATGTCGGCGCAGATCACGACGGCGAGCCTGATCGGCATGGCCAACATCTTCAGCCTGCCGGTGTCCACCACCCACGTTCTGTCTTCGGGCGTGGCCGGCACCATGGTCGCCAACAAAAGCGGCCTGCAGGGCGGCACCGTCAAAACCATCCTGCTGGCCTGGGTCCTGACCCTGCCGGCAACCGTGGGCCTGTCGGCCGGCCTGTTCTGGCTGGCGTCGAAGGCACTGGCCAGCTGA